AATCCGTATACTACATAGTTCTCGCTGGACAAATCAAAGTTACAACCCATTAATAGAAGTTAATTTTATCGCCAATCATAATCGCAACTATCCTCGTTATGCTTTTTGGTTTGGCAAAGTTTTAAAACAACTTCAATCCCAGCATCACTTTACAAAGTATAATGTTGTCGCTCATTCATTAGGTAATCTTGACTTAATGTATTATTTACTTGGTCACGAAAAAAAGACTGCCCAATTAGTACACCAAGTTGACATTGCGGGGCCATTTGACGGTTCAAATATTGATGGTTTTCGCTTTCCCGATAATAAGTTAGCTGCTGATAGTCGTCCACAAAAAATGAGTGATTTCTATCACTTCTTCTTGAATCGAAAAGAAAATTATCCAATTAATCAGGTTCATGTACTCAACATCTATGGAAACCTGGACAACGGATCAAACTCAGATGGTCGTGTTAGTACCACATCTGCTCGTTCACTTAAATATCTAATCGGTAACCGTGCAAAAAGCTATCACCAAGTGGAATTTAAAGGCTGGGATGCTCAACATCATATGCTCCGACAAAATCCCCAAGTGAGCCAAAAGATAATCAAGTTTGTTTGGGGAAGGGATAATGATAGAGCATCATAAATTTAGTTAGTTTAAAAAAACTAAACCATTGGTTTACCAAAATAGAGGAGAATAGTGAAAATTGTTTTTTAATTT
Above is a window of Liquorilactobacillus hordei DSM 19519 DNA encoding:
- a CDS encoding alpha/beta hydrolase, encoding MMKRKLLFAIIIILLGCTSSWGVVHGASTKKAGFKKTDIPTFFIHGYGSSYRAERYMVNSATENGVTNTVVRANVRRNGSIRILHSSRWTNQSYNPLIEVNFIANHNRNYPRYAFWFGKVLKQLQSQHHFTKYNVVAHSLGNLDLMYYLLGHEKKTAQLVHQVDIAGPFDGSNIDGFRFPDNKLAADSRPQKMSDFYHFFLNRKENYPINQVHVLNIYGNLDNGSNSDGRVSTTSARSLKYLIGNRAKSYHQVEFKGWDAQHHMLRQNPQVSQKIIKFVWGRDNDRAS